A genomic stretch from Schaalia odontolytica includes:
- the nuoI gene encoding NADH-quinone oxidoreductase subunit NuoI: MSEKTTDEEMLFEHDPKGAFAQFVAPMAGYGVTMASFFRPTVTEQYPREPARVMPRFHGRHQLNRYDDGLEKCVGCELCAWACPADAIFVEAASNTPEEQFSAGERYGRVYQINYLRCIFCGMCIEACPTRALTMTNDFEIAKYTREDDIYEKEDLLVPLADGMLATPHPMVEAKNDIDYYCGEVTGPTAAQVDWVASRRPDDPSLKTVRVAEEAH; encoded by the coding sequence ATGAGTGAGAAGACCACCGACGAGGAAATGCTCTTCGAGCATGACCCCAAGGGTGCGTTCGCCCAGTTCGTCGCACCCATGGCCGGCTACGGAGTCACCATGGCTTCCTTCTTCCGGCCCACCGTCACCGAGCAGTACCCGCGCGAACCCGCGCGCGTCATGCCCCGTTTCCACGGACGTCACCAGCTCAACCGCTACGACGACGGCCTGGAAAAATGCGTCGGCTGCGAGCTGTGCGCCTGGGCGTGCCCCGCTGACGCGATCTTCGTCGAGGCCGCGTCTAACACCCCCGAGGAACAGTTCTCGGCGGGCGAGCGCTACGGCCGCGTCTATCAGATCAACTACCTGCGTTGCATCTTCTGCGGCATGTGCATCGAGGCCTGCCCCACGCGCGCCCTGACGATGACGAACGACTTCGAGATCGCCAAGTACACCCGCGAAGACGACATCTACGAGAAGGAAGACCTCCTGGTCCCGCTCGCAGACGGCATGCTCGCAACGCCCCACCCCATGGTCGAGGCTAAGAACGACATCGACTACTACTGCGGGGAAGTCACCGGCCCCACCGCCGCCCAGGTTGACTGGGTTGCGAGCCGCCGCCCCGACGACCCCTCCCTCAAGACGGTACGAGTCGCCGAGGAGGCACACTGA